One part of the Caproiciproducens sp. CPB-2 genome encodes these proteins:
- the coaE gene encoding dephospho-CoA kinase (Dephospho-CoA kinase (CoaE) performs the final step in coenzyme A biosynthesis.): MTDLVIGLTGPTGAGKSTVAAAFQKAGCLIVDADRIARETIADEKCLAALKAEFGNDIVGEDNRLNRTLLAQRAFADPRSTQRLNAITHPLIKEEVIRKIAEYRQKTAKAIVLDAPLLFESGADSLCTTSVAVTAPAEVRLYRIVNRDSITPELARARMSTQQDDAYYSSRAQYQLTGTMSDSDIQERVNQLLEKIIGDYA; the protein is encoded by the coding sequence TTGACTGATCTGGTAATCGGACTGACCGGCCCGACGGGCGCCGGAAAATCGACCGTGGCCGCCGCCTTTCAGAAGGCGGGCTGCCTGATTGTGGACGCGGACCGGATCGCCCGCGAAACCATTGCGGACGAAAAATGCCTTGCGGCTTTAAAAGCCGAATTTGGGAATGATATTGTCGGGGAAGACAACCGGCTGAACCGCACGCTGCTGGCGCAGCGCGCCTTTGCCGATCCAAGAAGCACACAGCGGCTGAACGCGATCACCCATCCGCTCATCAAAGAGGAAGTGATCCGCAAAATCGCCGAATACCGGCAAAAAACTGCGAAAGCGATTGTTCTTGACGCTCCCCTCCTTTTTGAAAGCGGGGCCGATTCGCTCTGCACGACCTCCGTGGCGGTCACCGCGCCCGCCGAAGTCCGGCTTTACCGCATTGTAAACCGCGATTCCATCACGCCGGAGCTGGCCAGGGCGCGGATGAGCACGCAGCAGGACGACGCGTATTACAGCTCCCGCGCGCAATATCAGCTTACCGGCACTATGAGTGACAGCGATATCCAGGAAAGAGTGAATCAGCTTTTGGAGAAAATTATCGGAGATTATGCATGA
- a CDS encoding lytic transglycosylase domain-containing protein: protein MKHFKRILLACAAAAVLLLIGYFALNRGYTFFMKRAYPLQYTQLVAKEATANRLDPALVYSVIKAESNFDPNARSHAGAVGLMQMTPDTFEWVQTKLKSDTKYVEEDLYAPDINIRYGCKLLALLLERYSEKATALSAYNAGIGTVNTWLKNPDISKDGAVLDSIPYEETRNYVDAVLKNYANYKKLYQFNSKGETIDG, encoded by the coding sequence ATGAAACATTTTAAAAGAATTCTTCTGGCCTGCGCGGCGGCCGCCGTTTTGCTGCTGATCGGTTATTTTGCATTGAATCGGGGGTATACTTTTTTCATGAAAAGGGCGTATCCCCTTCAATATACACAGCTTGTGGCGAAAGAGGCGACGGCCAACCGGCTCGACCCCGCGCTGGTCTATTCCGTGATCAAGGCGGAGAGCAATTTTGACCCGAACGCCCGGTCGCACGCCGGGGCCGTCGGCCTGATGCAGATGACGCCGGATACTTTTGAGTGGGTGCAGACCAAGCTGAAAAGCGACACGAAATATGTGGAAGAGGACCTTTACGCGCCGGACATCAACATTCGTTACGGCTGCAAGCTTCTGGCCCTTCTGCTTGAACGGTACAGCGAGAAGGCCACCGCGCTGAGCGCGTACAATGCCGGAATCGGTACGGTAAACACGTGGCTGAAAAATCCGGATATTTCCAAAGACGGCGCCGTGCTTGACAGCATCCCCTACGAGGAGACGAGGAACTATGTGGACGCCGTTTTAAAAAATTATGCGAATTATAAAAAACTATATCAATTTAACAGCAAAGGAGAAACGATCGATGGCTAA
- a CDS encoding aminopeptidase, whose translation MAKNMGKDELKKLTEELLLNRKNGYFQMEDETVKKADDFCEDYKKFLNLAKTEREVTVFALKAAEKAGFVPFDPQKKYQAGDKVYYNNRGKAVILAVIGKNGCKNGVRIAAAHIDSPRLDLKPHPLYEKDDIAFFKSHYYGGIKKYQWTAIPLAMHGLAVRKDGVSVEIRIGEEPGEPQFCVTDLLPHLSAEQMEKKLSKAIEGENLNIVSGSRPVRADEGENLVKLNIMKLIHDKYGMTEEDFVSADIEFVPAFKASDIGFDRSMIGAYGHDDRVCAYPALMAALHAGTPDSTILTVLADKEEIGSDGNTGLNSQFMRYFISDLAHAEGLEARHVLSKSKCLSADVTAAYDPNYASAYEPTNSCYINDGVGMAKYTGSRGKSGSSEASAEFVAEIRNIFEQNNVLWQIGELGKVDGGGGGTVALYIANLNVDVLDVGVPVLSMHSPFEVVAKLDVYMTYKGIKAFYEAS comes from the coding sequence ATGGCTAAAAATATGGGAAAAGACGAATTGAAAAAGCTGACAGAGGAGCTTTTGCTCAACCGGAAAAACGGCTATTTTCAAATGGAGGATGAGACGGTTAAAAAAGCCGATGATTTTTGCGAGGATTACAAAAAGTTTTTGAATCTTGCGAAAACAGAGCGCGAAGTGACCGTTTTTGCGTTGAAAGCGGCTGAAAAGGCCGGGTTTGTGCCCTTTGACCCTCAGAAAAAATATCAGGCGGGAGATAAGGTTTATTACAACAACCGCGGAAAGGCTGTGATCCTTGCGGTGATCGGTAAGAACGGCTGCAAAAACGGCGTGCGCATCGCCGCAGCCCATATCGATTCGCCAAGGCTTGATCTGAAGCCCCATCCGCTCTATGAGAAGGACGATATTGCGTTCTTCAAATCCCACTATTACGGCGGGATCAAAAAATATCAGTGGACCGCCATCCCGCTTGCCATGCACGGGCTTGCCGTACGCAAGGACGGCGTCTCCGTGGAAATCCGCATCGGCGAGGAACCGGGCGAACCGCAGTTCTGCGTAACCGATCTGCTTCCGCACCTCAGCGCCGAACAGATGGAAAAGAAGCTTTCCAAAGCGATCGAGGGCGAAAACCTGAACATCGTTTCCGGCAGCCGTCCCGTCCGGGCCGACGAGGGTGAAAATCTGGTGAAACTGAACATTATGAAGCTGATTCACGACAAATACGGTATGACCGAGGAGGATTTTGTCTCCGCGGATATTGAATTCGTACCGGCGTTCAAAGCCTCCGACATCGGCTTCGACCGCAGCATGATCGGCGCTTACGGCCACGACGACAGGGTCTGCGCCTATCCGGCTCTGATGGCCGCGCTGCATGCCGGAACGCCCGACAGCACCATCCTTACGGTTCTGGCCGACAAGGAGGAGATCGGCAGCGACGGAAACACCGGCCTGAACTCCCAGTTTATGCGCTATTTCATTTCCGATCTGGCTCACGCCGAGGGGCTGGAAGCAAGGCATGTTCTGAGCAAATCCAAATGCCTTTCCGCCGATGTGACGGCCGCGTATGACCCGAACTACGCCAGCGCGTACGAGCCAACCAACTCCTGCTATATCAACGACGGTGTCGGTATGGCCAAATACACCGGCTCCAGGGGAAAGAGCGGCTCCAGCGAGGCGTCTGCGGAATTCGTCGCCGAAATCAGAAACATTTTTGAGCAGAATAACGTGCTGTGGCAGATCGGCGAACTGGGCAAGGTGGACGGCGGCGGCGGCGGAACCGTTGCGTTATACATTGCCAACCTGAATGTGGATGTTCTCGATGTCGGCGTTCCGGTCCTTTCGATGCATTCTCCGTTTGAGGTTGTGGCGAAGCTGGACGTCTATATGACCTATAAGGGAATCAAGGCTTTTTACGAGGCAAGCTAA
- the pyk gene encoding pyruvate kinase — translation MRKTKIICTLGPATDNIDVLRQLMLAGMDVARLNFSHQTSAEQKVRADAVKKLRSELKIPVALLLDTKGPEIRVRDFNQPKITLKTGESFTLTNRDIVGDETIASITFERLPLEVSTGARILIDDGLIELKVLSCTETDIHCSVVNGGTISAHKGINVPGIRLSLPFISEQDKEDIAFAVREDFDFIAASFTRSAKDIIDLRTELEKHNCHKIRIIAKIENSDGVENIDDIIRVSDGIMVARGDLGVEIPLQEIPVIQKKLIKKAYNAGLQVITATQMLDSMIKNPRPTRAEATDVANAIYDGTSAIMLSGETAAGNYPIQALKTMAIIAERTEQDIDYKGRFEKRDFTEQPNVTSAISHATCTTAQDLGAVAIMTVTKSGRTARMISKYRPECPIISGTTDPTVQRQMNLSWGVVPIMMDEKDNTDELFDHVVDVARSQGLVKNGDLVVITAGVPLGVSGTTNLLKVQLVGDVLVSGIGVTKGAVCGNLCVCADEDEALKNFKDGDILVIPQTSNKILRIIKSAAGIITEFGGMNSHAAIVGLTLDKPVIVAAENAVQILKSGTTVTLDASRGIVFSGIEKCTL, via the coding sequence ATGAGAAAAACCAAAATCATATGTACTCTCGGCCCTGCGACAGATAATATCGACGTACTGCGGCAGCTGATGCTCGCCGGCATGGATGTCGCCCGACTGAACTTCTCCCATCAGACCTCTGCGGAACAGAAGGTGCGCGCGGACGCGGTCAAAAAGCTGCGCAGCGAACTCAAGATTCCCGTCGCGCTTTTGCTCGACACCAAAGGGCCTGAGATCCGTGTCAGGGACTTTAATCAGCCAAAAATTACACTGAAAACCGGCGAAAGCTTTACGCTGACCAACCGGGATATTGTCGGTGATGAAACCATTGCTTCCATCACCTTTGAGCGGCTTCCGCTGGAGGTTTCCACCGGGGCCAGAATCCTGATCGACGATGGCCTGATCGAGCTGAAAGTACTTTCCTGCACCGAAACCGACATCCACTGCAGCGTCGTCAACGGCGGGACCATCTCGGCCCATAAGGGAATCAACGTACCGGGCATCAGGCTCTCCCTTCCGTTTATCAGCGAACAGGACAAGGAAGATATTGCCTTCGCCGTACGGGAGGATTTTGACTTTATCGCCGCTTCTTTTACGCGCAGCGCAAAAGACATCATCGACCTGAGAACGGAGCTGGAAAAACACAACTGCCATAAAATCCGCATCATTGCGAAAATCGAGAATTCGGACGGCGTGGAAAATATTGACGACATTATCCGGGTATCGGACGGCATCATGGTCGCCAGAGGCGACCTCGGCGTAGAGATTCCGCTTCAGGAAATCCCCGTCATTCAGAAAAAGCTGATCAAAAAGGCTTACAATGCCGGGCTGCAGGTCATTACGGCGACTCAGATGCTGGATTCCATGATCAAAAATCCGCGCCCGACGCGTGCGGAAGCTACCGACGTTGCAAACGCCATTTACGACGGAACCAGCGCCATCATGCTCTCCGGCGAAACCGCCGCGGGGAACTACCCGATTCAGGCTTTGAAGACCATGGCGATCATTGCGGAGCGCACCGAACAGGATATCGATTACAAGGGCCGCTTTGAAAAACGCGATTTCACCGAACAGCCCAATGTCACCTCCGCGATCTCCCACGCAACCTGTACAACCGCCCAGGACCTCGGCGCGGTCGCGATTATGACCGTAACGAAATCCGGCAGAACGGCCCGCATGATTTCCAAGTACCGCCCCGAATGCCCGATCATCAGCGGAACCACCGATCCCACCGTCCAGCGCCAGATGAATCTTTCCTGGGGCGTGGTGCCGATTATGATGGATGAAAAAGACAACACCGACGAACTGTTCGACCACGTAGTCGACGTCGCCCGCAGTCAGGGCCTTGTCAAAAACGGCGACCTCGTGGTGATTACCGCCGGTGTGCCGCTCGGCGTTTCCGGCACCACCAATCTTCTGAAGGTCCAGCTGGTCGGCGACGTGCTGGTGTCCGGCATCGGCGTTACCAAGGGCGCCGTCTGCGGCAACCTGTGCGTCTGTGCCGACGAAGACGAGGCTTTGAAAAATTTTAAGGACGGCGATATCCTCGTCATTCCGCAGACCAGCAACAAAATTCTCCGTATCATAAAAAGCGCTGCGGGAATCATCACCGAATTCGGCGGAATGAACTCTCACGCGGCGATTGTCGGGCTGACGCTGGACAAGCCTGTGATCGTCGCGGCGGAAAACGCGGTGCAGATTTTAAAGAGCGGCACGACGGTCACGCTGGACGCGTCCCGGGGCATTGTGTTCAGCGGAATTGAAAAATGTACGCTGTAA
- a CDS encoding M15 family metallopeptidase yields MKSRTGWRNADQVRKIKIVMTVIAVIVCISVASGAILVWVQLKHPFTKPASASVSGTVEETSSKSGALPVYDDSYNLMVVNASTPIKSDFQVQPGQLEGITVDTRIVPALRKMMDDAKSAGCPLKLTRGYVDAKEQDKLFAAAVQDLVKNQGFTQVRAENQVQNTVGRGGYNENQTGMAVEFAAEGETAGTDFSTTPQYKWLVKNSVQYGFVLRYTEAKTAITGVAFSPRHFRYVGSGNAVKMREYSMCLEEFAAYIHKQSPK; encoded by the coding sequence ATGAAAAGCCGCACTGGCTGGCGGAATGCCGATCAGGTGCGAAAAATAAAAATCGTTATGACCGTCATTGCGGTCATCGTCTGTATTTCGGTTGCCTCGGGAGCCATTCTGGTGTGGGTCCAGCTCAAGCATCCGTTCACGAAACCGGCGTCCGCTTCGGTTTCCGGTACGGTCGAGGAAACCTCTTCCAAAAGCGGGGCGCTGCCTGTCTACGACGATTCCTATAATCTAATGGTGGTAAACGCGTCCACCCCGATCAAGTCTGATTTTCAGGTTCAGCCCGGGCAGCTGGAGGGAATCACCGTCGATACCAGAATCGTTCCCGCGCTCCGAAAAATGATGGACGATGCGAAATCCGCGGGATGTCCCCTGAAGCTGACAAGGGGCTATGTGGACGCGAAGGAGCAGGACAAGCTCTTTGCCGCCGCCGTACAGGATCTGGTGAAGAATCAGGGTTTTACGCAGGTACGGGCGGAAAATCAGGTGCAGAATACCGTCGGGCGCGGAGGGTATAATGAAAATCAGACCGGTATGGCGGTGGAGTTTGCGGCGGAGGGCGAAACCGCGGGTACTGATTTTTCCACTACACCGCAGTATAAATGGCTTGTCAAGAACAGCGTGCAGTACGGTTTCGTGCTGCGGTACACCGAAGCAAAGACCGCGATTACCGGTGTGGCGTTCAGCCCGCGTCATTTTCGGTATGTCGGCAGCGGCAACGCCGTAAAGATGCGGGAATATTCCATGTGCCTGGAAGAATTTGCGGCGTATATCCACAAGCAAAGTCCGAAATAA
- the rpmE gene encoding 50S ribosomal protein L31 yields MKENIHPKYKETTITCACGNVINTKSTKENIRVEICSKCHPFFTGKQKLVDTSGRVDMFKKRYGMGK; encoded by the coding sequence ATGAAGGAAAATATACATCCCAAGTATAAAGAGACTACGATCACATGCGCATGCGGGAATGTTATAAACACAAAATCCACGAAGGAAAACATCCGCGTTGAAATATGCTCCAAGTGCCACCCGTTCTTTACAGGTAAGCAAAAGCTTGTTGATACAAGCGGACGTGTTGATATGTTTAAGAAGCGTTACGGTATGGGCAAGTAA
- a CDS encoding YigZ family protein codes for MVEYRTVEKEALAEFVERRSRFIGCVKPVKTEEEAVSFINSVKSKNWNAAHNVYAYSLRQGQIRRYSDDGEPQGTAGIPVLDVLVKSGVVDTAVVVTRYFGGILLGAGGLVRAYSHGASIALEQAGIITMRTCLTAEVCCDYNQYGRVSALIPESGGTVDNAEFTDSVRLSFHMSDEDMRSFEQKLADATCGQCRAEVTGEKFFKFS; via the coding sequence GTGGTTGAGTATCGAACAGTTGAAAAGGAAGCCCTTGCAGAGTTTGTCGAGAGGCGCTCGCGCTTTATCGGCTGCGTAAAGCCCGTAAAAACCGAGGAAGAGGCGGTTTCATTCATCAATTCCGTAAAATCCAAAAACTGGAACGCGGCCCATAACGTCTACGCGTACTCGCTCCGCCAGGGACAGATCAGGCGCTATTCGGACGACGGCGAGCCGCAGGGCACGGCGGGGATCCCGGTGCTGGACGTGCTGGTGAAGTCCGGCGTGGTGGATACGGCGGTTGTGGTCACCCGGTATTTCGGCGGGATCCTGCTCGGCGCCGGGGGCCTTGTGCGGGCCTATTCCCACGGGGCGTCCATCGCGCTGGAGCAGGCCGGAATCATTACGATGAGAACCTGCCTGACGGCTGAGGTCTGCTGCGATTACAATCAGTACGGCAGAGTGAGCGCGCTGATACCGGAAAGCGGCGGGACGGTGGACAATGCGGAGTTTACCGACTCTGTAAGGCTATCTTTTCATATGAGCGACGAAGATATGCGCTCCTTTGAACAAAAACTGGCAGACGCCACCTGCGGTCAGTGCAGGGCGGAGGTCACAGGAGAAAAGTTTTTTAAATTTTCCTGA
- a CDS encoding deoxyguanosinetriphosphate triphosphohydrolase, which yields MTVRERTQEIEEQTLSSYAALSRNTLGRDVPEEECDLRTPYQRDRDKILHCKSFRRLKHKTQVFLSPEGDHYRTRLTHTLEVSQIARTIARALRLNEDLTEAISLGHDLGHTPFGHAGERALDQLCPGGFRHYEQSVRIVEKLEKNGAGLNLTKEVRDGILCHTKGREAMTLEGRVVRTADRIAYINHDMDDAERAGVLLESDIPQDIKSVLGGRRTERIDTLVHSVVNNSRNGEIRMDPGVQEAFDRLHDFMFESVYLNPYAKAEEKKVPNLIGALYSYYLQRPERFPPDMCLIAEQDGIERAACDYIAGMTDHFAVQLFQDIYVPKSWKI from the coding sequence ATGACAGTCCGTGAACGTACACAGGAGATTGAAGAACAGACCCTTTCGTCCTATGCCGCGCTTTCCAGGAATACGCTGGGCAGGGATGTTCCCGAGGAGGAGTGCGATCTGCGCACGCCCTATCAGCGGGACCGGGATAAAATCCTTCACTGCAAGTCTTTTCGCCGGCTTAAGCATAAGACGCAGGTCTTTCTTTCCCCGGAGGGGGACCACTACCGCACGCGCCTGACCCACACGCTGGAGGTTTCACAGATTGCCCGCACCATAGCAAGGGCGCTCCGGCTGAACGAAGATCTGACGGAGGCGATTTCCCTCGGCCATGATCTGGGGCATACGCCGTTTGGCCACGCGGGGGAACGGGCGCTGGACCAGCTTTGTCCCGGCGGGTTCCGCCACTACGAGCAAAGCGTGCGTATCGTGGAAAAGCTTGAGAAAAACGGCGCCGGACTCAATCTGACAAAAGAGGTGCGCGACGGAATCCTGTGCCATACCAAGGGCAGGGAAGCAATGACGCTCGAGGGAAGGGTTGTCCGTACGGCGGACCGGATTGCCTACATCAATCACGATATGGACGACGCCGAACGGGCGGGAGTACTGCTGGAAAGCGATATTCCGCAGGACATCAAATCCGTTTTGGGCGGACGGCGGACGGAAAGAATCGATACTCTGGTCCATTCCGTCGTGAACAACAGCCGGAACGGGGAAATCAGAATGGACCCGGGGGTTCAGGAGGCCTTTGACAGGCTGCACGATTTTATGTTTGAGTCCGTCTACCTGAATCCCTACGCAAAGGCGGAAGAGAAAAAGGTTCCGAACCTGATCGGCGCGCTGTACAGCTATTATCTGCAGCGGCCCGAGCGTTTCCCGCCCGATATGTGCCTGATTGCGGAGCAGGACGGAATCGAGCGCGCCGCGTGCGATTATATTGCGGGGATGACCGATCATTTTGCGGTCCAGCTGTTTCAGGATATTTATGTGCCGAAATCCTGGAAAATATAA
- the dnaG gene encoding DNA primase, with the protein MPLPEAFMQELKARCEISEVVASYVNLRHSGRNLVGLCPFHNEKTPSFNVYPENGSFYCFGCGAGGDVITFVRRIENLDYMEAVRFLAQRAGIQVPENQVDDGMARLRARILEINREAARYYYSILNSEQGKAGMDYLNRRALSPNTIRHFGLGYAPASRYSLVGYLEKKGYTQNEMILANVAFKGRSGQAVDRFFSRVMFPIIDLRGNVIAFGGRVLTDEKPKYLNTSDTPVFNKGNFLFALNFAKNSGTEQLILCEGYMDVISMHQAGFTNAVATLGTALTPNQARLMARYTKEVVLSYDSDEAGQKATARAIPILREAGLLVKVLTISGGKDPDEYIRSNGQNGRVKFKQLIDASGNDVEYRLQKIRQGCNIQTPQGRVDYLTGASAVLATLDNPIEQEVYAGKLAEEIGIERTAILQQVRKNRSKLKKNQEQKAFRAFQQQSAGVRDSINPEKVQHLRAASAEEALIAYIVQYPENAIAIERLLPAEKFATTFNRRVYGTIMERIRNAKAVSLTDIAEEFSVEEISSIAKIFAKFHGVSVTMRDAEEYIDVIQQEYEKMSVENVNSAEPQEIQDYLQKLRSQKK; encoded by the coding sequence ATGCCATTGCCGGAAGCTTTTATGCAGGAGTTGAAGGCGCGCTGCGAAATATCCGAAGTCGTCGCTTCTTATGTCAATCTCAGGCACAGCGGCAGGAATCTGGTCGGACTTTGTCCTTTTCACAATGAAAAGACGCCGTCCTTCAACGTGTATCCGGAAAACGGTTCGTTTTACTGCTTTGGCTGCGGTGCGGGCGGCGACGTCATTACGTTTGTCCGCCGCATTGAAAATCTGGATTACATGGAGGCGGTTCGCTTTCTGGCGCAGCGCGCCGGGATTCAGGTGCCGGAAAACCAGGTCGACGACGGCATGGCCAGGCTGCGGGCGCGTATTCTGGAAATCAACCGCGAGGCCGCGCGGTACTATTATTCGATATTAAATTCAGAGCAGGGGAAGGCGGGAATGGATTATCTGAACCGCCGCGCCTTATCGCCCAATACGATCCGCCATTTCGGGCTGGGGTACGCTCCGGCTTCCCGTTACTCTCTGGTGGGATATCTGGAGAAGAAGGGTTATACACAGAACGAAATGATTCTGGCCAATGTCGCTTTCAAGGGCAGGTCGGGACAAGCTGTGGACCGCTTTTTTTCGCGGGTGATGTTCCCCATCATCGATCTGAGGGGGAACGTGATTGCCTTCGGCGGCCGCGTGCTGACCGATGAAAAGCCGAAATATCTCAATACTTCGGACACGCCCGTGTTCAATAAAGGCAATTTTCTGTTCGCGCTGAATTTTGCCAAAAACAGCGGCACCGAGCAGCTGATCCTGTGTGAGGGCTACATGGACGTGATTTCCATGCATCAGGCCGGGTTCACCAATGCGGTCGCCACGCTGGGCACGGCGCTGACGCCGAATCAGGCCCGCCTGATGGCGCGGTATACGAAAGAAGTGGTTCTTTCCTACGATTCCGACGAGGCGGGGCAGAAGGCGACCGCGCGCGCCATCCCGATTCTCCGCGAAGCGGGGCTGCTTGTGAAAGTGCTTACGATTTCCGGAGGAAAGGATCCGGACGAATACATACGATCGAACGGCCAGAACGGCCGGGTGAAATTCAAGCAGTTGATTGACGCCAGCGGAAACGACGTGGAATACCGTTTGCAGAAAATCCGGCAGGGCTGCAATATTCAGACGCCGCAGGGCAGGGTGGATTATCTCACGGGTGCTTCCGCGGTGCTGGCGACGCTGGACAACCCGATTGAGCAGGAGGTATACGCGGGAAAGCTTGCGGAGGAAATCGGAATTGAGCGTACGGCCATTTTGCAGCAGGTACGGAAGAACCGCTCGAAACTGAAAAAGAATCAGGAGCAAAAGGCGTTCAGGGCGTTCCAGCAGCAGTCGGCGGGTGTGCGCGACAGCATTAATCCCGAAAAAGTGCAGCATTTAAGGGCTGCAAGCGCGGAAGAGGCGCTGATTGCGTATATTGTTCAATACCCTGAGAACGCTATAGCAATAGAAAGGCTGTTGCCGGCCGAAAAATTTGCGACAACGTTTAACCGCCGTGTATATGGGACAATAATGGAAAGAATTAGGAATGCTAAGGCGGTCAGCCTTACAGATATAGCGGAAGAGTTCTCCGTGGAGGAGATTTCTTCCATTGCCAAGATTTTTGCGAAATTTCACGGTGTTTCCGTCACGATGCGGGACGCAGAGGAATATATCGATGTTATTCAGCAGGAATATGAAAAAATGAGCGTAGAAAACGTAAATTCAGCAGAGCCGCAGGAGATACAGGATTACCTGCAAAAGCTGAGGTCACAGAAGAAATAG
- the rpoD gene encoding RNA polymerase sigma factor RpoD gives MGAPDKKTVIRELIEQGKSKGQLSTKEILDAIGELDFEPEQIEKFYDTLEAQGVEIIEDFADAALDDLDFNTQVDENEDMESALSTEGIAIDDPVKVYLKEIGRVPLLTPEEEIDLAIRISDGDETAKKRLSEANLRLVVSIAKRYLGRGMQFLDLIQEGNLGLIKAVEKFDYSKGFKFSTYATWWIRQAITRAIADQARTIRIPVHMVETINKVKKVSSQLLHTNGHEPTADEISEELDMPVDKVREIMRVAQEPVSLETPIGEEEDSHLGDFIPDDDAPAPADAASHTLLKEQLADVLDTLTPREEKVLRLRFGLEDGRSRTLEEVGKEFNVTRERIRQIEAKALRKLRHPSRSKKLKDFLD, from the coding sequence ATGGGAGCACCGGACAAGAAAACAGTGATCAGGGAATTGATCGAGCAGGGAAAGAGCAAAGGACAGCTTTCGACCAAGGAAATTCTGGATGCGATCGGAGAACTGGATTTTGAACCCGAGCAGATCGAAAAATTCTATGATACGCTGGAAGCACAGGGTGTGGAAATTATTGAAGACTTTGCCGACGCGGCGCTGGATGATCTTGATTTTAACACGCAGGTGGACGAAAACGAAGACATGGAATCTGCGCTCAGCACGGAAGGAATCGCGATCGACGACCCTGTCAAGGTTTACCTGAAAGAAATCGGCCGGGTTCCCCTTTTGACGCCGGAGGAGGAAATCGACCTTGCCATCCGTATTTCCGACGGGGACGAGACCGCAAAAAAGCGCCTTTCCGAAGCAAACCTCCGCTTGGTCGTCAGCATTGCGAAGCGCTATCTGGGGCGCGGCATGCAGTTCCTGGACCTGATTCAGGAAGGCAACTTAGGTTTGATTAAGGCGGTGGAAAAATTCGATTACTCCAAGGGCTTTAAATTTTCCACCTATGCGACGTGGTGGATCCGTCAGGCGATTACCCGCGCCATTGCCGACCAGGCAAGGACCATCCGCATCCCGGTTCACATGGTGGAAACCATTAATAAGGTAAAGAAGGTCTCCAGTCAGCTTCTGCACACCAACGGCCACGAGCCGACCGCCGACGAGATTTCCGAAGAGTTGGATATGCCGGTGGACAAAGTGCGTGAAATCATGCGCGTCGCACAGGAGCCGGTTTCTCTGGAAACGCCGATCGGCGAGGAAGAGGACAGCCATCTCGGCGACTTTATTCCGGACGACGACGCCCCGGCGCCGGCGGATGCCGCTTCCCACACGCTTTTGAAGGAACAGCTTGCCGATGTGCTCGACACGCTGACCCCCAGGGAGGAAAAGGTGCTCCGACTGCGCTTCGGTCTGGAAGACGGCCGTTCCCGCACTCTGGAGGAAGTCGGAAAGGAATTCAATGTTACCAGAGAGCGTATCAGACAGATTGAGGCGAAGGCTCTGCGCAAACTGCGCCATCCAAGCCGCAGCAAAAAGCTGAAAGATTTCCTGGATTAA
- a CDS encoding RrF2 family transcriptional regulator, whose protein sequence is MVMTLEADYAVRIVEMLAVSNQKIDARSISDQAHVPLRFALKILRKLVAGGLIVSYKGAHGGYMLAREPGKITLREVIESVEGPYMISRCQQDEYACQHNTCCKVHQIYDEISSIVRKKLDSYTFDSLSNGDTGDIMGKKGEK, encoded by the coding sequence ATGGTCATGACACTGGAAGCCGATTACGCCGTCAGGATTGTGGAAATGCTGGCGGTATCCAATCAAAAAATAGACGCGAGGTCCATTTCCGACCAGGCCCATGTGCCTTTGCGGTTTGCGCTGAAAATTCTGCGCAAGCTGGTGGCGGGCGGCCTGATCGTCTCGTACAAGGGTGCGCACGGGGGCTACATGCTTGCGCGGGAACCCGGCAAAATCACCCTGCGGGAAGTGATTGAGTCGGTCGAAGGCCCGTATATGATCAGCCGATGCCAGCAGGACGAGTACGCCTGCCAGCATAACACCTGCTGTAAGGTTCATCAGATCTACGACGAGATTTCGTCCATTGTACGTAAAAAACTGGACTCCTATACCTTCGATTCCCTCAGCAATGGCGACACAGGCGATATCATGGGGAAAAAAGGGGAAAAATGA